From a single Agrobacterium tumefaciens genomic region:
- a CDS encoding SulP family inorganic anion transporter, whose product MNRFQTYRREWFSNIRGDVLSGIVVALALIPEAIGFSVIAGVDPKVGLFASFAIACVSAFTGGRPGMISAATAATAVLMVTLVKEHGLQYLFAATILMGVLQIAAGFARLGRVMRFVSRSVMTGFVNALAILIFMAQLPELIGVPVETYVMIAAGLAIIYLFPLVTKIIPSPLVAIVVLTCVAVFSGMDIRTVGDLGELPSTLPIFALPQVPLTFETLQIIFPYSVALAAVGLLESLLTAQIVDDMTDTGSNKSQECIGQGTSNIASALIGGMGGCAMIGQSVINVSSGGRGRLSTFIAGAFLLFLILVLDDLVRIIPMAALVAVMIMVSIGTFSWRSILDLRRNPPSSSIVMLVTVGTVLATHDLAKGVLAGVLLSGVFFAGKVSKLFHVRPELSADGRERIYRVDGQIFFASTESFIAAFDFAEEVEAVTIDVTEAHLWDISAVGALDKVVLKFRKVGKRVEVIGVNEASAHMIDRFALHDKQGAAAAPLH is encoded by the coding sequence ATGAACAGATTTCAGACTTACAGACGTGAGTGGTTTTCCAATATTCGCGGCGATGTGCTTTCCGGCATCGTTGTCGCGCTCGCCCTCATTCCCGAAGCCATCGGCTTTTCCGTCATTGCCGGTGTCGATCCGAAAGTGGGGCTGTTTGCCTCCTTCGCCATCGCCTGCGTTTCCGCATTCACCGGCGGCCGGCCGGGCATGATTTCGGCGGCAACCGCTGCCACTGCCGTGCTTATGGTCACGCTCGTCAAGGAGCACGGCCTGCAATATCTCTTTGCCGCCACCATCCTCATGGGCGTGCTGCAGATCGCGGCGGGTTTTGCGAGGCTTGGCCGGGTGATGCGCTTCGTCTCGCGCTCTGTCATGACCGGTTTCGTCAACGCGCTGGCGATCCTGATCTTCATGGCGCAATTGCCCGAACTGATCGGCGTGCCGGTTGAAACCTATGTCATGATCGCGGCTGGCCTTGCGATCATCTATCTCTTCCCGCTGGTCACGAAGATCATCCCGTCACCGCTGGTCGCCATCGTTGTCCTGACCTGCGTTGCGGTGTTTTCCGGCATGGACATCCGCACGGTCGGCGATCTCGGTGAGTTGCCCTCGACGCTGCCGATATTCGCCCTGCCGCAGGTGCCGCTGACCTTCGAGACGTTGCAGATCATCTTTCCCTATTCCGTGGCGCTCGCCGCCGTCGGCCTGCTGGAATCGCTGCTGACGGCCCAGATCGTCGACGACATGACGGATACGGGCAGCAACAAGAGCCAGGAATGCATCGGGCAGGGGACGAGCAATATCGCCTCTGCCCTCATCGGCGGCATGGGCGGCTGCGCCATGATTGGCCAGTCCGTCATCAATGTCAGCTCCGGCGGTCGCGGCCGCTTGTCCACCTTCATCGCGGGTGCGTTCCTGCTGTTCCTCATCCTGGTGCTGGACGATCTCGTGCGCATCATTCCCATGGCGGCTCTGGTGGCAGTCATGATCATGGTGTCCATCGGCACCTTCTCATGGCGTTCGATCCTTGATCTCCGCCGCAACCCGCCATCTTCAAGCATCGTCATGCTGGTAACCGTCGGCACGGTGCTCGCCACCCATGACCTTGCAAAGGGTGTGCTGGCGGGCGTACTTCTTTCCGGTGTGTTTTTCGCAGGCAAGGTGTCTAAGCTCTTCCATGTCCGGCCGGAGCTTTCAGCCGATGGCCGGGAGCGGATCTACCGCGTCGACGGTCAGATTTTCTTCGCTTCGACGGAGAGCTTCATCGCCGCCTTTGATTTTGCCGAAGAGGTGGAGGCGGTGACGATTGATGTCACGGAGGCGCATCTGTGGGATATTTCGGCGGTCGGCGCGCTGGATAAGGTTGTCCTGAAATTCCGTAAAGTCGGCAAGCGGGTCGAAGTGATCGGTGTCAACGAGGCGAGCGCCCACATGATCGACCGTTTCGCCTTGCACGACAAGCAGGGTGCGGCGGCAGCCCCGCTGCATTGA
- a CDS encoding methyl-accepting chemotaxis protein translates to MFSLVSTFKIAHRVSMLALAALCGIAVIAGMLLWQRQMEERYRAAEDTLIQRDGVLTTLVDALHESRLHQRDFLLSRDMNSVAQFNQTMGRVAQSVNSLEGSATSQTSVKLDALAQGVAAYGERMKALVSKNQELGLTPADGLEGAMRNGVHSIEKHIDTVANAEIRASMLMMRRHEKDFILRRDETYATKHAAEVETFKALVKLEYRPGAERQRIMDALEIYTASFRFYAQAVLEEQKARETVASAYNALLPIVADISSAYRQERQASALENKNAAETTVSIVVALIALTVVILFAGVYFIGRSITRPATLITGAMRRLAEGETEFAVPGLRRKDEFGAMAQALEIFRQAAIAKIELENQTFAARQQAEDQKARFQREAEAEAQARLMQATSGLAAALHRLAAGDLSFELNEPFAPDFETLRHDLNRTIRQLDAAMSGVVQSSVAIDGGSQEISQSAADLARRTEQQAASLEETAAALDELTANIRISAERAVEARTVAHSADEDATRTADLVVDTIMAMEKIEQSSGKIGSIISVIDEIAFQTNLLALNAGVEAARAGEAGRGFAVVAQEVRELAQRSAKAAAEIKVLIRNSSTEVKDGARFVRETGAALSRIGGSVKTINGHIEAIAVATKEQSLGLSEINTAVNHLDQGTQQNAAMVEENNAASAMLASETARLKDLVCQFRLSDMHIEERGLREAA, encoded by the coding sequence ATGTTTTCGCTGGTCTCGACGTTCAAAATTGCGCATCGCGTGTCCATGCTGGCGCTGGCTGCGCTGTGCGGTATCGCCGTCATCGCCGGCATGCTGCTGTGGCAAAGGCAGATGGAGGAGCGTTATCGCGCCGCCGAAGACACGCTGATCCAGAGGGACGGGGTGTTGACGACGCTGGTGGACGCTCTGCATGAAAGCCGCCTGCATCAGAGGGACTTCCTGCTTTCCAGGGACATGAATTCCGTGGCGCAGTTTAACCAGACGATGGGCAGGGTTGCGCAGTCCGTCAATTCCCTCGAAGGCAGCGCGACATCGCAGACCAGCGTGAAACTTGATGCGCTGGCGCAGGGTGTTGCTGCCTATGGCGAACGCATGAAAGCGCTGGTTTCCAAAAATCAGGAGCTGGGTCTCACCCCCGCAGACGGACTTGAAGGCGCGATGCGTAATGGTGTGCATTCCATTGAAAAACACATCGACACCGTTGCCAATGCCGAAATCCGCGCCAGCATGTTGATGATGCGCAGGCACGAAAAGGATTTCATCCTGCGGCGCGACGAAACCTATGCGACGAAACACGCCGCCGAGGTGGAAACCTTCAAGGCGCTGGTAAAGCTGGAATATCGGCCAGGCGCGGAGCGCCAGCGCATCATGGACGCGCTGGAAATCTACACCGCCTCATTCCGCTTTTATGCGCAGGCGGTGCTGGAGGAGCAAAAAGCGCGCGAAACGGTCGCTTCCGCCTACAATGCGTTGCTGCCCATTGTTGCCGATATTTCCTCGGCCTATCGGCAGGAGCGGCAGGCAAGCGCGCTGGAAAACAAAAATGCGGCGGAAACCACGGTTTCGATCGTCGTCGCCCTCATTGCCCTGACCGTCGTGATCCTTTTTGCCGGGGTCTATTTCATTGGCCGTTCGATAACCCGCCCCGCGACTTTGATCACCGGTGCGATGCGTCGCCTTGCCGAAGGTGAAACCGAATTCGCCGTTCCCGGCCTGCGCCGTAAGGATGAATTTGGCGCCATGGCGCAGGCGCTGGAAATTTTCCGGCAGGCCGCCATCGCCAAGATCGAACTGGAGAACCAGACTTTTGCGGCCCGGCAACAGGCGGAAGATCAAAAGGCCCGCTTCCAGCGAGAGGCGGAGGCCGAGGCACAGGCGCGGCTGATGCAGGCGACCAGCGGTCTGGCGGCGGCGCTGCACCGCCTCGCCGCCGGTGATCTCTCCTTCGAGTTGAACGAGCCTTTCGCCCCGGATTTCGAGACTTTGCGCCACGATCTAAACCGCACCATCCGCCAGCTGGATGCCGCCATGTCCGGCGTCGTGCAGTCGAGCGTTGCGATTGACGGCGGCAGCCAGGAAATCAGCCAGAGCGCTGCCGATCTTGCCCGCCGCACCGAGCAGCAGGCCGCCTCGCTGGAAGAGACCGCCGCCGCTCTCGATGAATTGACCGCGAATATCCGCATTTCGGCGGAACGCGCGGTGGAAGCCCGCACGGTCGCCCATTCGGCAGATGAGGATGCCACCCGCACGGCCGATCTTGTCGTCGACACCATCATGGCCATGGAAAAGATCGAGCAATCATCCGGCAAGATCGGCAGCATTATCAGCGTCATCGATGAGATCGCCTTCCAGACCAATCTTCTCGCGCTCAACGCTGGCGTGGAGGCCGCGCGTGCAGGCGAGGCGGGGCGCGGTTTCGCCGTCGTCGCGCAGGAGGTGCGCGAACTGGCGCAGCGCTCTGCAAAAGCGGCGGCCGAGATCAAGGTGCTCATCCGCAACTCCAGCACCGAGGTGAAGGACGGTGCGCGTTTCGTGCGGGAAACAGGTGCTGCCCTGTCGCGCATCGGCGGCTCTGTCAAGACGATCAACGGCCATATCGAAGCCATCGCGGTCGCGACAAAGGAGCAGTCGCTCGGGCTTTCCGAGATCAATACTGCCGTCAATCATCTGGATCAGGGCACACAGCAGAATGCCGCCATGGTCGAGGAAAACAATGCCGCCAGCGCCATGCTGGCGAGCGAGACGGCCCGTCTCAAGGATCTGGTCTGTCAGTTCCGGCTGAGTGATATGCATATAGAGGAGCGTGGCTTGCGCGAAGCGGCCTGA
- the aspS gene encoding aspartate--tRNA ligase, with product MHRYRSHTCAALRKSDVGETVRLSGWVHRVRDHGGVLFIDLRDHYGITQVVADPDSPAFKVAETVRGEWVIRIDGLVKARSEDTINKGMATGEIELYAQEIEVLGVAKELPLPVFGEPEYPEDVRLKYRFLDLRRETLHKNIVKRTQIISSMRKGMGELGFAEYTTPILTASSPEGARDFLVPSRIHEGQFFALPQAPQQYKQLLMVAGFDRYFQIAPCFRDEDPRADRLPGEFYQLDVEMSFVTQEDVWTTMEPMMTAVFEQFAEGKPVTKQWPRIPYDESIRKYGSDKPDLRNPIVMEAVTEHFDGSGFKVFANMIASNPKVQVWAIPAKTGGSRAFCDRMNVWAQSQGQPGLGYIFWKEEDGKVGGSGPLAKNIGEERTEALRTQLGLEAGDACFFVAGDPAKFYKFAGEARTRAADELNLIDRDRFEMCWIVDFPFFEYNDEEKKIDFAHNPFSMPQGGMEALEGQDPLSIKAFQYDAVCNGFEIASGSIRNQSPELMVKAFEKVGLSQSDVEERFGGLYRAFQYGAPPHGGCAFGIDRVVMLLVGAKNLREITLFPMNQQAQDLLMNAPSPATPTQLRELALRVVPSKKD from the coding sequence ATGCATCGTTACCGCAGCCACACCTGTGCCGCTCTCCGCAAGTCCGACGTCGGCGAAACCGTTCGCCTTTCCGGTTGGGTTCACCGCGTGCGAGATCATGGCGGCGTTCTCTTCATCGACCTTCGCGACCATTACGGCATCACCCAGGTGGTGGCCGATCCTGATAGCCCGGCCTTCAAGGTTGCCGAGACGGTGCGTGGCGAATGGGTCATCCGCATCGACGGTCTGGTCAAGGCGCGCTCAGAGGACACCATCAACAAGGGCATGGCGACCGGCGAGATCGAGCTTTATGCGCAGGAGATCGAAGTTCTTGGTGTTGCCAAGGAACTGCCGCTGCCGGTGTTCGGTGAGCCGGAATATCCCGAAGACGTGCGCCTGAAATATCGCTTCCTCGACCTTCGCCGCGAGACGCTGCACAAGAACATCGTCAAGCGCACGCAGATCATCTCTTCCATGCGCAAGGGCATGGGTGAACTGGGCTTTGCCGAATATACCACGCCGATCCTCACCGCATCCTCGCCGGAAGGTGCGCGCGACTTCCTCGTTCCCTCGCGTATCCATGAAGGCCAGTTCTTCGCGCTGCCGCAGGCGCCGCAGCAGTACAAGCAGCTTTTGATGGTGGCCGGTTTCGACCGCTACTTCCAGATCGCTCCCTGCTTCCGCGATGAAGACCCGCGTGCCGACCGCCTGCCGGGTGAATTCTACCAGCTCGACGTCGAAATGAGCTTCGTGACCCAGGAAGATGTCTGGACCACGATGGAGCCGATGATGACGGCCGTGTTCGAACAGTTTGCTGAAGGCAAGCCGGTGACGAAACAGTGGCCGCGCATTCCCTACGACGAATCGATCCGCAAATACGGCTCCGACAAGCCGGACCTGCGCAACCCGATCGTCATGGAAGCTGTAACCGAACATTTCGACGGTTCGGGTTTCAAGGTCTTCGCCAACATGATCGCTTCCAACCCCAAGGTTCAGGTCTGGGCGATCCCTGCCAAGACCGGCGGCTCGCGCGCTTTTTGCGACCGCATGAACGTGTGGGCGCAGAGCCAGGGCCAGCCTGGCCTCGGTTATATCTTCTGGAAGGAAGAAGACGGCAAGGTCGGCGGCTCCGGCCCGCTCGCCAAGAACATCGGCGAGGAACGCACCGAAGCGCTGCGCACGCAGCTCGGCCTTGAAGCGGGCGATGCGTGCTTCTTCGTCGCCGGCGATCCCGCAAAGTTCTACAAGTTCGCCGGTGAGGCGCGCACCCGCGCTGCCGACGAACTGAACCTGATCGACCGCGACCGTTTTGAAATGTGCTGGATCGTCGATTTCCCCTTCTTCGAATACAACGATGAAGAAAAGAAGATCGATTTCGCCCATAACCCCTTCTCCATGCCGCAGGGTGGCATGGAAGCGCTGGAAGGCCAGGATCCGCTTTCCATCAAGGCGTTCCAGTATGACGCGGTCTGCAACGGCTTCGAAATCGCTTCCGGCTCGATCCGTAACCAGTCGCCTGAGTTGATGGTCAAGGCCTTCGAAAAGGTCGGCCTGTCGCAGAGCGATGTGGAAGAGCGCTTCGGCGGTCTCTACCGTGCCTTCCAGTACGGCGCGCCTCCGCATGGCGGTTGCGCTTTCGGCATCGACCGTGTGGTCATGTTGCTGGTCGGCGCCAAGAACCTGCGCGAAATCACGCTGTTCCCGATGAACCAGCAGGCGCAGGACCTCTTGATGAATGCCCCGTCGCCGGCAACGCCGACGCAGCTTCGCGAACTGGCGCTGCGCGTGGTTCCGTCCAAAAAGGACTGA
- a CDS encoding MFS transporter, producing the protein MSQIRPLIPLLVTAGILIGGNGLQGTYIALRGLSEGFSASTIGLISAAYSLGFALGCISVTRLLRKIGHIRTFATMAAVASAASIAMPLVLHPLFWLAMRFIIGIAVACLFAAIESWINAQVTNSNRARTLSIYRFVDLGSVTLAQYVIPVAGIDGPVVFSLIAMALTLSLVPISLADKSNPAPPKQIPFNLFAVWRISPLAVVGCVAVGLSMAAFRNIGPIYAEQIGLSVTAIATFMSAGIIGGVVLQYPLGVYSDRYDRRIIILATTAGSVVVGLFLAFFAGTDEWSNIIGVFVFGAFALPLYSLSSAHGNDHAKEGEHAMVSAGLLFFWSVGATVGPLLASVLIDQFGPKALFSYTAAIQIVFIAYTIYRLRVREGVPVEERNWRFRSLLRTSAYFQKLAAPMPPKKDGTEPNPPEKNDP; encoded by the coding sequence ATGAGCCAGATCAGACCCCTTATCCCGCTTCTCGTCACCGCCGGCATTCTGATCGGCGGCAATGGCCTGCAGGGAACCTATATCGCGCTGCGCGGCCTGTCCGAAGGGTTTTCGGCGAGTACCATCGGCCTCATCAGCGCCGCCTATAGTCTCGGCTTCGCACTCGGCTGCATTTCGGTGACGCGCCTGCTGCGCAAGATAGGTCATATCCGCACTTTTGCCACCATGGCGGCGGTGGCGTCGGCCGCGTCGATCGCCATGCCGCTCGTCCTGCATCCGCTGTTCTGGCTGGCGATGCGCTTCATCATCGGCATTGCGGTCGCCTGTCTTTTTGCGGCCATCGAAAGCTGGATCAATGCACAGGTGACGAATTCCAACCGGGCGCGGACGCTCTCCATCTATCGTTTCGTCGATCTCGGCTCCGTCACGCTCGCCCAATATGTCATTCCCGTCGCCGGCATCGACGGACCGGTGGTGTTTTCGCTGATCGCCATGGCGCTGACGCTTTCGCTGGTGCCGATCTCGCTTGCCGACAAATCCAACCCCGCCCCGCCGAAACAGATCCCCTTCAATCTGTTCGCCGTCTGGCGCATTTCACCACTTGCCGTGGTCGGCTGCGTCGCCGTCGGTCTCAGCATGGCGGCGTTTCGCAATATCGGCCCGATCTATGCCGAACAGATCGGCCTTTCGGTGACGGCCATCGCCACCTTCATGAGTGCCGGCATCATCGGCGGCGTGGTGCTGCAATATCCGCTCGGCGTCTACTCCGATCGCTATGACCGGCGCATCATCATTCTCGCCACCACCGCCGGCTCTGTCGTCGTCGGCCTGTTTCTTGCCTTCTTCGCCGGCACGGATGAATGGAGCAACATCATCGGCGTCTTCGTGTTCGGCGCATTCGCCCTGCCGCTTTATTCGCTCAGTTCCGCCCACGGCAACGACCATGCCAAGGAAGGCGAACATGCGATGGTTTCGGCCGGGCTTTTGTTCTTCTGGTCGGTGGGGGCCACCGTCGGGCCGCTGCTCGCCTCCGTCCTGATCGACCAGTTCGGTCCGAAGGCGCTGTTCAGCTATACGGCGGCGATCCAGATCGTTTTCATCGCCTACACCATATACCGGCTGCGGGTGCGTGAGGGCGTTCCAGTGGAGGAGAGGAACTGGCGGTTCCGTTCGCTTTTGCGCACATCCGCATATTTTCAGAAGCTCGCCGCCCCCATGCCGCCCAAAAAGGACGGGACGGAGCCCAATCCGCCCGAGAAAAACGATCCTTGA
- the rnd gene encoding ribonuclease D → MIETTAALAEACTELAKSEFITIDTEFLRETTFWPELCLVQMASPTLEVLVDPLAKGLDLTPLFELMANPAVVKVFHAARQDIEIIYHLGGLIPHPIFDTQVAAMVCGFGDSISYDQLVQKIKNVQIDKSSRFTDWSRRPLTEKQLDYALADVTHLRDVYLSLKAQLEREGRSLWLTEEMDILESRDTYDMHPDDAWLRLKSRLRKPTELAILKFVAAWREREARSRNVPRSRVLKDDAIFEIAQQQPKDAEALSRLRTIPKGWERSTSGTAIVETVNAALALPKEEMPKAPRHSHAPEGSGAAVELLKVLLKLTADKHGVAAKVIANSDDLDKIAAEGENATVGALSGWRRELFGDVALKLINGEVALRFAGKKVEAVEVAASEP, encoded by the coding sequence ATGATTGAAACGACTGCCGCCCTCGCCGAAGCCTGCACGGAACTGGCGAAATCGGAATTCATCACCATCGACACCGAGTTCCTGCGGGAAACGACCTTCTGGCCGGAGCTGTGCCTCGTGCAGATGGCAAGCCCGACGCTTGAAGTGCTGGTCGATCCGCTCGCCAAGGGTCTCGATCTGACGCCGCTTTTCGAGCTGATGGCCAATCCTGCTGTCGTGAAGGTTTTCCACGCCGCGCGGCAGGATATCGAAATCATCTACCATCTCGGCGGGCTCATCCCGCACCCGATCTTCGACACCCAGGTCGCCGCCATGGTTTGCGGTTTCGGCGATTCGATCTCCTACGACCAGCTGGTGCAAAAGATCAAGAACGTGCAGATCGACAAATCCTCGCGCTTCACTGACTGGAGCCGCCGCCCGCTGACCGAAAAGCAGCTGGATTACGCGCTGGCCGACGTGACCCATCTGCGCGACGTCTATCTCTCGTTGAAGGCGCAGCTGGAGCGCGAAGGCCGCTCGCTGTGGCTGACCGAAGAGATGGATATTCTGGAATCGCGTGACACCTATGACATGCATCCCGACGATGCGTGGCTGCGGCTGAAATCGCGCCTGCGCAAGCCGACCGAACTCGCCATCCTCAAATTCGTCGCCGCCTGGCGCGAGCGTGAGGCGCGTTCCCGCAACGTGCCGCGTTCCCGCGTCCTGAAAGACGATGCGATCTTCGAAATCGCCCAGCAGCAGCCGAAGGATGCCGAGGCGCTGTCGCGCCTGCGCACAATCCCCAAAGGCTGGGAACGCTCCACTTCCGGCACCGCCATCGTCGAAACCGTAAATGCCGCGCTGGCATTGCCGAAAGAGGAAATGCCCAAGGCGCCGCGCCACAGCCACGCGCCGGAAGGCTCCGGTGCTGCCGTGGAACTCTTAAAGGTTCTGCTGAAGCTGACGGCCGACAAACACGGCGTTGCCGCCAAGGTCATCGCCAACAGCGACGATCTGGACAAGATCGCCGCTGAAGGCGAAAACGCGACCGTGGGGGCACTGAGCGGCTGGCGGCGCGAACTCTTCGGCGATGTGGCGCTGAAACTCATCAACGGCGAAGTGGCCCTGCGTTTTGCCGGCAAGAAGGTCGAGGCGGTTGAGGTTGCGGCAAGCGAGCCGTAA
- the creD gene encoding cell envelope integrity protein CreD → MVHETEKDIAPAGGYAHSAPPRGNFAVSLRSPGAKFLMIGFISMVLLVPLLLVWGLTEERASRAEDVSGRIANGWGGDQVVNGPYLAVPFDVDRRREVNGQSIVDRTTEWVLVMPETLDVAADLKTEEKQLSIYSLPVYNGNVMLKGRFGSGILQDLARFSGTPRLENAILVLSIQDITGIRSSAGVKIDGGPVLPFDPGMRDISALTNRAGPEIAIRSDAGVHRVIERNLIETGFAFDIAFSLNGSGSFAVAPAGQTTSFAANADWPHPGFEGLFLPEQKTVTATDFKANWTIPYLARGIDRVVEGTRLPLSGSLMTINLVEPVKFYQIIARTLKYSIGFISLVFLAVFIVELRGGTVVHWIQYVLTGLALIIFYVLLLALSEHTGFTAAYITASTSTAALIASYLGSATNSRRNGVALFTALAVAYGVMYLVLNEDEYALLAGAVISFIAIAATMYATRRVDWSGAGASQIRNSANEAA, encoded by the coding sequence ATGGTACATGAAACGGAAAAAGACATCGCGCCGGCGGGTGGATATGCACATTCAGCCCCACCACGCGGCAATTTCGCCGTCAGCCTGCGCTCGCCGGGCGCCAAGTTCCTGATGATCGGCTTCATATCGATGGTTCTGCTCGTACCGCTCCTGCTTGTCTGGGGGTTGACGGAAGAGCGCGCCTCGCGGGCGGAAGATGTGTCGGGCCGGATTGCCAATGGCTGGGGCGGTGATCAGGTGGTGAACGGTCCCTATCTTGCCGTGCCTTTCGACGTAGATCGCCGCCGCGAGGTGAATGGCCAGAGCATCGTCGACCGCACGACGGAATGGGTGCTGGTCATGCCGGAAACGCTTGATGTCGCGGCCGATCTGAAGACCGAGGAAAAGCAGCTGTCGATCTATAGCCTGCCGGTCTATAACGGCAACGTCATGCTGAAAGGCCGCTTCGGTTCCGGCATCCTGCAGGATCTTGCGCGCTTTTCCGGCACGCCGCGACTGGAGAACGCCATTCTCGTCCTCAGCATACAGGATATTACCGGCATTCGCTCCAGCGCCGGCGTCAAAATCGATGGCGGCCCAGTTCTGCCTTTTGATCCCGGCATGCGGGATATTTCGGCACTGACCAACCGCGCCGGTCCGGAAATCGCCATCAGATCCGATGCCGGAGTGCACAGGGTGATTGAAAGAAACCTCATCGAAACCGGCTTCGCCTTCGATATCGCCTTTTCCCTGAATGGTTCAGGCAGTTTCGCCGTGGCGCCGGCCGGCCAGACGACGAGCTTTGCGGCAAACGCCGATTGGCCGCATCCGGGCTTTGAAGGCCTGTTCCTGCCCGAGCAGAAGACCGTCACCGCCACGGATTTCAAGGCGAACTGGACCATTCCTTATCTTGCCAGGGGCATAGATCGGGTGGTGGAGGGCACGCGTCTGCCGCTGTCGGGCAGCCTGATGACGATCAACCTCGTTGAACCCGTGAAATTCTACCAGATCATCGCCCGGACGCTGAAATATTCGATCGGTTTCATCTCGCTGGTCTTCCTTGCCGTCTTCATCGTAGAACTCAGGGGCGGCACTGTCGTGCACTGGATACAATATGTGCTGACGGGGTTGGCGCTGATTATTTTCTACGTGTTGTTGCTGGCGCTCTCCGAGCATACCGGCTTCACGGCTGCCTATATCACCGCATCAACATCAACGGCGGCACTGATCGCATCGTATCTCGGAAGTGCAACCAATAGTCGCAGGAACGGTGTGGCATTGTTTACCGCATTGGCGGTCGCCTACGGCGTCATGTATCTGGTTTTGAACGAAGACGAGTATGCGTTGCTGGCAGGTGCTGTGATTTCCTTCATTGCCATAGCCGCAACCATGTACGCCACCCGCCGGGTCGATTGGTCGGGGGCAGGGGCATCGCAGATTCGCAACTCCGCAAACGAGGCGGCATAG
- a CDS encoding adenylate/guanylate cyclase domain-containing protein: MRKLLPILDYVVLFVAVAGAGVAYAFLEYGGGALIGATYALFACAPILAFERGYIMPGLSRRVSALPTPVYIAVGLIIYAVLVFCGFGLGGTILWLSGIFPGTWKRAVHAEVQTLVFTLIVCGIIVFIMRVRELLGRDIFIDLILGRYRRPVSEDRVFIFIDLVGSTSFAETNGDLKAQEFLGEIFASYAAPVRKHGGVIDDYIGDAAIITWPYHMAIRRAACVRCVFDILATIEEKRNMWISRFGEVPRLRFAIHGGPVITAEIGVDHHKITYFGDTVNTTSRLESLSKMLGHPVLISADLAHQLVLPKGVRSEYLGEHAVKGRGQTLGVCTLSQYQAPAA; this comes from the coding sequence ATGAGAAAATTGCTGCCCATTCTGGATTACGTGGTGCTCTTCGTTGCCGTGGCCGGCGCCGGGGTGGCCTACGCCTTTCTGGAATATGGCGGCGGCGCGCTGATCGGCGCGACCTATGCGTTATTTGCCTGCGCACCCATTCTCGCTTTTGAGCGCGGTTACATCATGCCCGGCCTGTCGCGGCGGGTCAGCGCATTGCCGACACCGGTCTATATCGCCGTCGGTCTGATCATCTATGCCGTTCTCGTTTTCTGCGGTTTCGGGCTTGGCGGCACCATCCTGTGGCTGAGCGGGATATTTCCCGGCACCTGGAAACGGGCGGTGCATGCAGAAGTGCAGACGCTCGTCTTCACCCTCATCGTCTGCGGCATCATCGTTTTTATCATGCGGGTGCGTGAACTTCTTGGTCGCGACATCTTCATCGATCTCATTCTCGGGCGCTATCGCCGGCCGGTCAGCGAAGACCGCGTCTTCATCTTCATCGATCTTGTCGGCTCCACCTCCTTTGCCGAAACCAATGGAGACCTGAAGGCCCAGGAGTTTCTCGGCGAAATCTTCGCGAGCTATGCCGCACCGGTCAGGAAACACGGCGGCGTCATCGATGACTATATTGGCGACGCCGCCATCATCACCTGGCCCTATCACATGGCGATCAGGCGGGCGGCCTGCGTGCGCTGTGTCTTCGATATTCTGGCGACCATCGAAGAAAAACGCAACATGTGGATTTCCCGCTTCGGTGAAGTGCCGCGCCTGCGCTTTGCCATCCATGGCGGGCCTGTCATTACCGCAGAAATCGGCGTCGACCATCACAAGATCACCTATTTCGGCGATACGGTGAACACGACCTCGCGACTCGAATCACTGAGCAAGATGCTCGGCCACCCGGTGCTGATTTCCGCCGACCTTGCCCATCAGCTGGTGCTTCCAAAGGGTGTGCGCAGCGAATATCTCGGCGAACATGCGGTCAAGGGCCGTGGCCAAACGCTGGGTGTATGCACGCTCAGCCAGTATCAGGCCCCTGCCGCATAA